In the genome of Bradyrhizobium arachidis, one region contains:
- a CDS encoding ABC transporter ATP-binding protein, whose amino-acid sequence MDAINQPLLSVRDLSVAFHQGGATTLAVDKVSFQIKRGECVALVGESGSGKSVSALSILKLLPYPNASHPSGSIRFKGQELIDQSEQQMREIRGSDISIIFQEPMTSLNPLHTIEAQIGEIIQLHNPTSNAEARRRTLELLTQVGIPEPETRLNSYPHQLSGGQRQRVMIAMALANEPDLLIADEPTTALDVTVQAQILALLAEIRARLGMSLLFITHDLGIVRRIADTVCVMKGGLIVEQGPVEQVFKTPKHPYTRDLLAAEPKPDPAPPQPAAPVVMSADDLRVWFPIKRGLMRKTVGHIKAVDGVSVAVRKGETLGVVGESGSGKTTLGLALLRLISSNGRIVFLGKDIQGLRFKEMRPFRRDMQIVFQDPFGSLSPRMSVADIIAEGLSVHQPKLSREEREARVVKALEDVGLKPEMRYRYPHEFSGGQRQRISIARAVVLEPDFVVLDEPTSALDMLIQAQMVDLLRELQRRRELTYMFISHDLRVVASLASHLIVMRGGKVVEEGQAAELFKNPKTDYTRALFAAAFRLETAGNGSVAT is encoded by the coding sequence TGGCCTTCCACCAGGGCGGCGCGACGACGCTCGCGGTCGACAAGGTCTCGTTCCAGATCAAGCGCGGCGAATGCGTCGCGCTGGTCGGAGAATCCGGCTCCGGCAAGTCCGTCAGCGCGCTCTCGATCCTGAAGCTGCTGCCTTATCCGAACGCCTCGCATCCCTCGGGCAGCATCCGCTTCAAGGGGCAGGAGCTGATCGATCAGAGCGAGCAGCAGATGCGGGAGATTCGCGGCAGCGATATCTCCATCATCTTCCAGGAGCCGATGACCTCGCTCAATCCGCTGCACACGATCGAGGCGCAGATCGGCGAGATCATCCAGCTGCACAATCCGACCAGCAATGCAGAGGCGCGCAGGCGGACGCTGGAATTGCTGACGCAGGTCGGCATTCCCGAGCCCGAGACGCGGCTGAACAGCTATCCGCACCAGCTCTCCGGCGGCCAGCGCCAGCGCGTCATGATCGCGATGGCCCTCGCCAACGAGCCTGACCTGTTGATCGCGGACGAGCCGACCACGGCGCTCGACGTCACGGTGCAGGCGCAGATCCTGGCGCTGCTCGCCGAGATCCGCGCGCGGCTCGGCATGAGCCTGCTGTTCATCACACACGATCTCGGCATCGTGCGCCGTATCGCCGACACCGTCTGCGTCATGAAGGGCGGCTTGATCGTCGAGCAGGGGCCGGTCGAGCAGGTCTTCAAGACCCCGAAGCATCCCTATACCCGTGACCTGCTCGCGGCCGAGCCGAAGCCCGATCCGGCGCCGCCGCAGCCGGCTGCGCCCGTGGTGATGTCGGCCGACGATCTCAGGGTCTGGTTTCCGATCAAGCGCGGCCTGATGCGCAAGACGGTCGGTCACATCAAGGCGGTCGACGGCGTCAGCGTTGCCGTGCGCAAGGGCGAGACGCTCGGCGTCGTCGGCGAATCCGGCTCGGGCAAGACCACGCTCGGGCTTGCACTGCTGCGGCTGATCTCCTCGAACGGCCGTATCGTCTTCCTCGGCAAGGACATCCAGGGCCTGCGTTTCAAGGAGATGCGCCCGTTCCGGCGTGACATGCAGATCGTGTTCCAGGATCCGTTCGGCTCGCTCAGCCCGCGCATGTCGGTCGCCGACATCATTGCCGAAGGCCTCTCCGTGCATCAGCCGAAGCTGTCGCGCGAGGAACGCGAGGCGCGCGTCGTCAAGGCGCTGGAGGATGTCGGGCTGAAGCCGGAGATGCGCTACCGCTATCCACACGAATTCTCCGGCGGCCAGCGTCAGCGCATCAGCATCGCGCGCGCGGTGGTGCTGGAGCCGGATTTCGTCGTGCTCGACGAGCCAACCAGCGCGCTCGACATGCTGATCCAAGCGCAGATGGTCGATCTGTTGCGCGAGCTCCAGCGCAGGCGCGAGCTCACCTACATGTTCATCTCGCACGATCTGCGCGTCGTCGCTTCGCTCGCGAGCCACCTCATCGTGATGCGTGGCGGCAAGGTGGTCGAGGAGGGGCAGGCCGCGGAACTGTTCAAGAATCCGAAGACCGATTACACGCGCGCGCTGTTCGCGGCGGCGTTCCGGCTGGAAACGGCGGGGAACGGGTCGGTCGCGACCTGA
- a CDS encoding C40 family peptidase has product MHDPRLTPARGDLAAKYLEGKVEAKRFVAGEEFEVVDPIAPVREQPSSGAMLMTEALRGERVTVYDRNGEGWAWGQLNGDGYVGWLPDAALGKPSAAPTHVVNALRTLAFPGPSIKLPPSATLVLGSKLAIAREDGSFAVAHDGTFLPKAHLVPLDHREPDFVAVAERFVGTPYLWGGKSSLGIDCSGLVQVSLTSAGIGCPRDSDMQQASLGRALEPHERSSLLRGDLIFWKGHVAIVRDGTTMVHANAYHMATVIEPIAPALARIRQAGSDVVAIKRL; this is encoded by the coding sequence ATGCATGATCCGCGATTGACGCCGGCGCGGGGCGACCTCGCCGCGAAATATCTCGAAGGCAAGGTCGAGGCGAAGCGCTTCGTCGCCGGCGAGGAATTCGAGGTGGTCGATCCGATAGCGCCGGTGCGCGAGCAACCGTCATCCGGCGCAATGCTTATGACCGAAGCGCTGCGCGGCGAGCGGGTCACGGTCTACGATCGCAACGGCGAAGGCTGGGCCTGGGGCCAGCTCAATGGCGATGGCTATGTCGGCTGGCTGCCCGATGCGGCGCTGGGCAAGCCATCGGCCGCCCCGACCCATGTGGTCAACGCGCTGCGAACGCTGGCTTTCCCCGGCCCCTCCATCAAGCTGCCGCCATCAGCCACGCTCGTGCTGGGATCGAAGCTCGCAATTGCGCGCGAGGATGGCAGCTTTGCCGTGGCGCATGACGGGACCTTCTTGCCGAAGGCGCATCTCGTCCCGCTCGATCATCGCGAGCCGGATTTCGTCGCAGTCGCGGAACGCTTCGTCGGCACGCCCTATCTCTGGGGCGGCAAGAGCAGTCTTGGCATCGATTGCTCGGGCCTCGTCCAGGTCTCGCTGACATCTGCCGGCATCGGCTGCCCGCGCGACAGCGACATGCAGCAGGCAAGCCTCGGCCGCGCGCTCGAGCCGCACGAGCGGAGCAGCCTGCTGCGCGGTGACCTGATCTTCTGGAAGGGGCATGTCGCGATCGTGCGCGACGGCACTACCATGGTCCACGCCAACGCGTATCACATGGCGACAGTGATCGAGCCGATCGCGCCGGCGCTCGCGCGGATCAGGCAAGCCGGCAGCGACGTCGTCGCGATCAAGCGGCTGTAG
- a CDS encoding leucyl aminopeptidase family protein — protein sequence MPSVFETSSTAIPITFVTKSSWDAVRESLPPAQRQFATASAYAAKPGGYLALPTPDGAIAEVLFGLDDDGARSRDLFRPGALPGLLPPGTYRFANAPHDARLAALAFALGCYRFARYRKADRPDVRLVPPDGVDAAEITRIADAAMLARDLINTPSNDMGPAELAAAAQDLAAEFGASFACTLGEDLEKGFPLIHAVGMASSRAPRLIDIGWGDPSHPKVTLVGKGVCFDTGGLDLKPSSGMLIMKKDMGGAANVLALARMVMDAKLKVRLRVLIPAVENAVAGNAFRPLDIFTSRKGITVEIGNTDAEGRLVLADALALADEEKPDLLIDLGTLTGAARVALGPDLPPFYTNDETLAADVARCAVKENDPLWRMPLWPPYDAWLDSKTATITNAPAGGFAGSITCALFLQRFVEHAKSWLHVDIYGWTPSAKPARPEGGECQAARAIYKVLSERYA from the coding sequence ATGCCTTCTGTCTTCGAGACATCGTCCACCGCCATCCCGATCACCTTCGTCACCAAGTCGAGCTGGGATGCGGTGCGCGAAAGCTTGCCGCCGGCACAACGCCAGTTCGCCACTGCCAGCGCTTATGCCGCCAAGCCCGGCGGTTATCTGGCGCTGCCGACGCCCGACGGCGCAATCGCGGAGGTGCTGTTCGGCCTCGATGACGACGGCGCAAGATCGCGCGACCTATTCCGGCCTGGCGCCCTGCCCGGCCTGCTGCCGCCGGGCACCTATCGCTTCGCCAATGCACCGCACGACGCACGGCTGGCGGCGCTCGCTTTCGCGCTGGGATGCTACCGCTTCGCGCGCTACCGCAAGGCCGATCGCCCCGACGTCCGGCTGGTGCCGCCCGATGGTGTCGATGCCGCCGAGATCACCCGCATCGCGGATGCCGCGATGCTGGCGCGCGACCTCATCAACACGCCGTCCAACGACATGGGGCCCGCGGAGCTCGCTGCGGCCGCGCAAGACCTCGCCGCTGAGTTCGGTGCAAGCTTTGCCTGCACCCTCGGCGAGGATCTGGAGAAGGGTTTTCCGCTGATCCACGCCGTCGGCATGGCCTCCAGCCGCGCGCCGCGGCTGATCGACATCGGCTGGGGCGATCCCTCGCATCCCAAAGTGACGCTGGTCGGCAAGGGCGTCTGCTTCGACACCGGCGGGCTCGATCTCAAGCCGTCGAGCGGCATGCTGATCATGAAGAAGGACATGGGCGGCGCCGCCAACGTGCTGGCGCTTGCGCGCATGGTGATGGATGCCAAGCTGAAGGTGCGGCTGCGCGTGCTGATCCCGGCGGTGGAGAACGCGGTCGCCGGCAATGCCTTCCGCCCGCTCGACATCTTCACCTCGCGCAAGGGTATCACGGTCGAGATCGGCAACACCGACGCGGAAGGCCGGCTCGTGCTCGCCGACGCGCTGGCGCTGGCCGACGAGGAGAAGCCGGACCTGCTGATCGACCTGGGCACGCTGACCGGCGCGGCGCGCGTCGCGCTGGGACCGGATTTACCGCCCTTTTACACCAATGATGAGACGCTCGCCGCCGACGTCGCGCGTTGCGCGGTGAAGGAGAACGATCCGTTGTGGCGGATGCCGCTGTGGCCGCCTTACGATGCGTGGCTGGATTCGAAGACCGCCACCATCACCAACGCCCCAGCCGGCGGCTTTGCCGGTTCGATCACCTGCGCGCTGTTCCTGCAACGCTTCGTCGAGCACGCCAAGAGCTGGCTGCATGTCGATATCTACGGCTGGACCCCGTCGGCAAAGCCCGCGCGCCCCGAGGGCGGCGAATGCCAGGCCGCGCGCGCCATCTACAAAGTGCTGAGCGAGCGCTATGCATGA
- a CDS encoding metallophosphoesterase family protein → MDRSFVIAHISDLHLDGSGRLLATIETLSAAIREAMADVADVPDRILLITGDLVEDPTPRALDEALAVIASFRQTGLFTDIQAVAGNHDVKRPSQRAGRHDVYDYLHLPRTSKSVYYRQAGLDLVLLDSNRASLSKLASGNIDENAYHALVADSARLSVELAGSMGSGGRADYAEPAENLVRVLALHHHPLPQATGEGKRFLGAPDEPLMYLAAPATFLEAATSLNVNLVLHGHRHVEGLTRYSILDPRATRSDSGEALWRTIYVLSCPSSTGQAGDDAGFNIVHFGPSSDAGQTAYRFAIARYSRPRNDGAFGTLDSNLPDGVIRLPPGRDFSRDPAVQAMIEIGAYRTLTRDQVAALVRRLLMRRAFYADGEASWASALYVYLVTSHAWADLASKFARSGRKHEVDALAAVTLLLRRLIAQSAAVLGIDDDQLDELRARRLVHRDDLQRELPGMPGTDIDVAAEARQRVQSLRDLNEQVKRLGLDLGLDLDLGGEAPPQTPP, encoded by the coding sequence ATGGATAGATCATTCGTTATTGCGCACATCTCCGACCTGCATCTGGACGGGTCCGGCCGGCTGTTGGCGACGATCGAGACGCTCAGTGCCGCAATTCGCGAAGCGATGGCCGATGTCGCTGACGTTCCCGACCGCATCCTGCTGATCACTGGCGATCTCGTCGAGGATCCGACGCCGCGTGCGCTCGATGAAGCGCTCGCCGTCATCGCCTCGTTCCGCCAGACCGGGCTGTTCACGGACATCCAGGCCGTTGCCGGCAATCACGACGTCAAGCGCCCGAGCCAGCGTGCGGGTCGTCACGACGTCTACGACTACCTGCATCTGCCGCGGACATCGAAGAGCGTCTACTACCGCCAGGCTGGACTCGATCTGGTGCTGCTGGATTCCAACCGCGCCAGCCTCTCGAAGCTGGCGAGCGGCAATATCGACGAGAACGCCTACCACGCGCTGGTCGCCGATTCAGCCCGGCTGAGCGTCGAGCTCGCCGGCAGCATGGGCTCTGGGGGACGCGCCGATTATGCCGAGCCGGCGGAGAACCTGGTGCGCGTGCTGGCGCTGCATCACCATCCGCTGCCGCAGGCGACCGGCGAAGGAAAGCGGTTTCTCGGGGCACCCGACGAGCCGCTGATGTATCTGGCTGCGCCCGCGACCTTCCTTGAAGCTGCGACCTCGCTCAACGTCAATCTGGTTCTGCATGGCCACCGCCATGTCGAGGGACTGACGCGGTATTCAATCCTCGATCCGCGCGCCACGCGGAGCGACAGCGGCGAGGCGCTCTGGCGCACGATCTACGTGCTCTCCTGTCCGTCTTCGACCGGCCAGGCGGGCGACGATGCCGGCTTCAACATCGTCCATTTCGGCCCGTCGTCCGATGCGGGCCAGACGGCGTATCGCTTCGCGATCGCCCGCTATTCGCGGCCGCGCAACGACGGCGCGTTCGGGACGCTCGACTCCAACCTGCCTGATGGCGTCATCAGGTTGCCGCCAGGGCGGGATTTTTCGCGCGACCCTGCCGTCCAGGCGATGATCGAGATCGGCGCATACAGGACGCTGACGCGGGACCAGGTCGCAGCACTGGTCCGCCGGCTGTTGATGCGCCGCGCCTTCTACGCCGATGGCGAGGCGTCGTGGGCGAGCGCGCTCTATGTCTATCTCGTCACCTCCCATGCCTGGGCCGACCTCGCGAGCAAATTCGCGAGGTCGGGGCGTAAGCATGAGGTCGATGCGCTGGCAGCGGTGACGCTGCTGCTGCGACGGCTGATCGCGCAATCCGCCGCCGTGCTCGGCATCGACGACGATCAGCTCGATGAGCTCCGCGCCAGGCGTCTGGTCCATCGCGACGATCTTCAGCGCGAATTGCCGGGGATGCCGGGCACGGACATCGATGTCGCGGCGGAGGCACGGCAGAGGGTTCAATCCCTGCGGGACCTGAACGAACAAGTGAAGCGGCTTGGTCTGGATCTTGGTCTCGATCTGGACCTCGGCGGCGAGGCGCCACCGCAGACGCCGCCATGA
- a CDS encoding tetratricopeptide repeat protein produces MRQRFSPARLLASASLIAMVATGLGGCTAMSKLSDVTGSIGSKAEAAPPADPVRAVEVYGERYRANPKDPDAALAYGQALRTNGQRAQAAAVLEQATIANPGNKALLAQYGRALADNGNFQQAFDVLSKAHSPDNPDWRLLSVQGTALDQMGRHEEARSYYASALKIAPGDPGVLSNLGLSYMLSKDLPKAEEALRQAYASPRASSRVRQNLGLVVGLQGRFTEAETIVKADLPPDQAAANVAYLKDMLSRSDTPRGAPKRTPVASLSQAD; encoded by the coding sequence ATGCGTCAACGGTTCAGTCCTGCCCGGCTTCTCGCGTCTGCCTCGCTCATCGCGATGGTGGCGACCGGCCTCGGCGGCTGCACGGCAATGTCAAAGCTCTCCGACGTCACCGGCTCGATCGGGTCGAAGGCGGAAGCCGCGCCGCCCGCAGATCCCGTACGTGCCGTCGAGGTCTATGGCGAGCGCTACCGCGCCAATCCCAAGGATCCCGACGCGGCGCTCGCCTATGGTCAGGCCTTGCGCACCAACGGCCAACGCGCCCAGGCCGCTGCCGTGCTGGAACAGGCGACCATCGCCAATCCCGGCAACAAGGCGCTGCTCGCCCAGTACGGCCGCGCGCTCGCCGACAACGGTAATTTCCAGCAGGCCTTCGACGTGCTGTCGAAGGCGCACTCGCCCGACAATCCGGACTGGCGCCTGCTCTCGGTGCAGGGCACCGCGCTCGATCAGATGGGCCGTCACGAGGAGGCGCGCTCCTACTACGCGAGCGCGTTGAAGATCGCTCCGGGCGATCCCGGCGTGCTCTCCAATCTCGGCCTGTCCTACATGCTATCGAAGGATTTGCCCAAGGCCGAGGAGGCGCTGCGGCAGGCCTATGCCTCGCCGCGCGCCAGCAGCCGCGTGCGGCAGAACCTCGGCCTTGTCGTCGGTCTTCAAGGCCGTTTCACTGAGGCCGAGACCATCGTGAAGGCGGACCTGCCGCCGGATCAGGCCGCGGCCAACGTCGCTTATCTGAAGGACATGCTGAGCCGTAGCGATACGCCGCGCGGCGCACCGAAGCGCACGCCGGTCGCTTCGCTCAGCCAGGCCGACTGA
- a CDS encoding type II secretion system F family protein yields the protein MVDFLITKLHDAHFMTMLLAAIAASATVYTLVMPLFAGEGLSKRMKAVASERERIRQRERDRLNKNEKVSLRQTPKQIVSKVVEDFNLTKWLAQEAARDKLIMAGYRGQAPYITFLFARMVAPIVLFVGSVIYVFVIAHMEQAMPIKIGICIGAAYLGLQAPMLFLRNAISKRQLSIKRAFPDALDLLLICIEAGMSVEMAFRKVATEIVGQSIALSEEFTLTTAELSYLQDRKAAYENLARRTGLEGVKSVCLALQQAERYGTPLGHSLRVMAQENRDMRMNEAEKKAAALPPKLTVPMILFFLPVLFVVILGPTGIKISELHY from the coding sequence ATGGTCGACTTCCTCATTACGAAACTGCATGACGCGCACTTCATGACCATGCTGCTGGCGGCCATCGCCGCCAGCGCCACCGTGTACACGCTGGTGATGCCGCTGTTCGCCGGCGAGGGCCTCTCCAAGCGCATGAAGGCGGTGGCGAGCGAGCGCGAACGCATCCGGCAGCGCGAGCGCGACCGCCTCAACAAGAACGAAAAGGTCTCGCTGCGCCAGACCCCGAAGCAGATCGTCTCCAAGGTCGTCGAAGACTTCAACCTCACCAAATGGCTCGCGCAGGAAGCCGCGCGCGACAAGCTCATCATGGCGGGCTATCGCGGCCAGGCCCCCTACATCACCTTCCTGTTCGCGCGCATGGTCGCCCCGATCGTGCTGTTCGTCGGCTCGGTGATCTATGTCTTCGTGATCGCGCACATGGAGCAGGCGATGCCGATCAAGATCGGCATCTGCATCGGCGCGGCCTATCTCGGCCTCCAGGCCCCAATGCTGTTTCTCAGGAATGCGATCTCCAAGCGCCAGCTCTCGATCAAGCGCGCCTTTCCCGACGCCCTCGACCTGCTGCTGATCTGCATCGAAGCCGGCATGTCGGTCGAAATGGCGTTCCGCAAGGTCGCCACCGAGATCGTCGGCCAGTCGATCGCGTTGTCGGAGGAGTTCACGCTGACCACGGCCGAGCTGTCCTATTTGCAGGATCGCAAGGCCGCCTATGAGAACCTGGCGCGGCGCACCGGGCTCGAGGGCGTCAAGTCGGTCTGTCTCGCGCTTCAGCAGGCGGAGCGCTACGGCACCCCGCTCGGCCATTCCCTGCGCGTCATGGCGCAGGAAAACCGCGACATGCGCATGAACGAGGCCGAGAAGAAGGCCGCCGCGCTGCCGCCGAAACTGACGGTGCCGATGATCCTGTTCTTCCTGCCGGTGTTGTTCGTGGTCATTCTCGGACCGACCGGCATCAAGATCTCCGAGCTGCACTACTAA
- a CDS encoding type II secretion system F family protein: MNMQVLALAFLATAAVGGIAWVFLYPLLSGERKAESRRASIARAEAPTARQAEKTQRSRREQVESTLKDLEARRLQEKSASLSVRLSQAGLDWTPQKFWIVSGIVAAVCFAAVMFGGGGLLGASGLAFAAGLGLPRWALGFLKKRRETKFLQALPDAVDVIVRGIKAGLPLFESIKVVAADSPEPLRSEFLAIIETQAIGMPLGEACSRLYERMPLPEANFFGIVVSIQQKSGGNLSEALGNLSKVLRDRKKMKEKIQAMSMEAKASAGIIGSLPPIVMFLVYLTTPQYISLLWTHPTGQFMLVCCVIWMSIGIMVMKKMINFDF; the protein is encoded by the coding sequence ATGAACATGCAGGTCCTCGCCCTCGCCTTCCTCGCCACCGCCGCCGTCGGCGGCATCGCCTGGGTCTTCCTCTATCCGCTGCTGTCGGGGGAACGAAAGGCCGAAAGCCGCCGTGCCTCGATCGCGCGCGCCGAGGCGCCGACCGCGCGCCAGGCCGAGAAAACGCAACGCTCGCGCCGCGAGCAGGTGGAGTCCACGCTCAAGGATCTCGAGGCCCGGCGCCTTCAGGAGAAGAGCGCCTCGCTCAGCGTCCGCCTGTCGCAGGCGGGGCTAGACTGGACACCGCAGAAATTCTGGATCGTCTCCGGCATCGTGGCGGCCGTGTGCTTCGCCGCCGTTATGTTCGGCGGCGGCGGTCTGCTCGGCGCCAGCGGCCTCGCCTTTGCCGCCGGCCTCGGCCTGCCACGCTGGGCGCTTGGCTTCCTGAAGAAGCGCCGCGAAACCAAGTTTCTGCAGGCGTTGCCCGATGCGGTCGACGTCATCGTACGCGGCATCAAGGCGGGCCTGCCGCTATTCGAATCGATCAAGGTCGTCGCCGCCGACTCGCCGGAGCCGCTGCGCAGCGAGTTCCTCGCCATCATCGAGACGCAGGCGATCGGCATGCCGCTTGGCGAGGCCTGCTCGCGGCTCTACGAGCGCATGCCGCTGCCGGAAGCCAATTTCTTCGGCATCGTGGTATCGATCCAGCAGAAGTCGGGCGGCAACCTCTCCGAAGCGCTCGGCAACCTCTCCAAGGTGCTGCGCGACCGCAAGAAGATGAAGGAGAAGATTCAGGCGATGTCGATGGAAGCCAAGGCCTCCGCCGGCATCATCGGCTCGCTGCCGCCGATCGTGATGTTCCTCGTCTATCTCACGACGCCGCAATACATCTCCCTGCTTTGGACCCATCCGACCGGCCAGTTCATGCTGGTCTGCTGCGTCATCTGGATGTCGATCGGCATCATGGTGATGAAGAAGATGATCAATTTCGACTTCTGA
- a CDS encoding CpaF family protein, whose translation MFGKRSGTDTDLRAPKPGAVSPEPTPAPAPTVSRAPPPPAVASPPLAPIKAPPPPPMESRRSDNYYEVKATIFGALIEAIDLAQLAKLDSESAREEIRDIVNEIIAIKNIVMSIAEQEELLDDICNDVLGYGPLEPLLSRDDIADIMVNGANTVYIEVGGKIQRTGIRFRDNQQLLNICQRIVSQVGRRVDESSPICDARLADGSRVNAIVPPLSIDGPALTIRKFKKDKLTLDQLVKFGAISPEGAEILQIIGRVRCNVLISGGTGSGKTTLLNCLTNYIEHDERVITCEDAAELQLQQPHVVRLETRPPNIEGEGQVTMRELVRNCLRMRPERIIVGEVRGPEAFDLLQAMNTGHDGSMGTLHANNPREALSRCESMITMGGFSLPSRTIREMICASIDVIIQAARLRDGSRRITHITEVMGMEGDTIITQDIFLYDMVGEDANGKIIGRHRSTGIGRPKFWERARYYGDEKRLAAALDAAEVAPKT comes from the coding sequence GTGTTCGGTAAGCGTAGCGGAACAGACACCGACCTTCGGGCCCCCAAGCCCGGTGCCGTGTCGCCAGAGCCGACCCCGGCTCCGGCGCCGACGGTGTCGCGCGCGCCACCTCCGCCGGCGGTCGCCTCGCCGCCGCTCGCCCCGATCAAGGCCCCGCCGCCGCCTCCGATGGAGAGCCGCCGCTCGGACAATTATTACGAGGTCAAGGCCACCATCTTCGGCGCGCTGATCGAGGCCATCGACCTGGCCCAGCTCGCCAAGCTCGATTCCGAATCCGCGCGCGAGGAAATCCGCGACATCGTCAACGAGATCATCGCGATCAAGAACATCGTGATGTCGATCGCCGAGCAGGAAGAGCTGCTCGACGACATCTGCAACGACGTGCTCGGCTACGGCCCGCTCGAGCCCCTGCTGTCGCGCGACGACATCGCCGACATCATGGTGAACGGCGCCAACACCGTCTACATCGAGGTCGGCGGCAAGATCCAGCGCACCGGCATCCGCTTCCGCGACAACCAGCAGCTGCTCAACATCTGCCAGCGCATCGTCAGCCAGGTCGGCCGGCGCGTCGACGAATCCTCGCCGATCTGCGACGCGCGTCTCGCCGACGGCTCCCGCGTCAACGCCATCGTGCCGCCGCTGTCGATCGACGGGCCCGCACTCACCATCCGCAAGTTCAAGAAAGACAAGCTGACGCTGGATCAGCTCGTCAAGTTCGGCGCGATCTCGCCGGAGGGCGCCGAGATCCTCCAGATCATCGGCCGCGTCCGCTGCAACGTGCTGATCTCTGGCGGTACCGGCTCGGGCAAGACTACGCTGCTCAACTGCCTCACCAACTACATCGAGCACGACGAGCGCGTCATCACCTGCGAGGACGCCGCCGAGCTCCAGCTCCAGCAGCCCCATGTGGTGCGGCTGGAAACCCGCCCGCCCAACATCGAGGGCGAGGGCCAGGTCACCATGCGCGAACTGGTGCGTAACTGCCTGCGTATGCGCCCCGAACGCATCATCGTCGGCGAGGTCCGCGGACCCGAGGCGTTCGACCTGCTCCAGGCCATGAACACCGGCCATGACGGCTCGATGGGCACGCTGCACGCCAACAACCCGCGCGAGGCGCTGTCGCGCTGCGAATCCATGATCACGATGGGCGGCTTCTCCCTCCCTTCGCGAACCATTCGCGAGATGATCTGCGCCTCGATCGACGTTATCATCCAGGCCGCGCGTCTTCGCGACGGCTCGCGCCGCATCACCCACATCACCGAGGTGATGGGCATGGAAGGCGACACCATCATCACCCAGGACATCTTCCTCTACGACATGGTCGGCGAGGACGCCAACGGCAAGATCATCGGCCGGCACCGCTCGACCGGCATCGGCCGCCCGAAGTTCTGGGAGCGAGCCCGCTACTATGGCGACGAGAAGCGCCTTGCCGCCGCGCTTGACGCTGCGGAAGTGGCGCCGAAGACGTAA
- a CDS encoding AAA family ATPase, which translates to MISYARQTQEEQPEAPPPVEEHIAPAPRVSVQAFCETVETAAAVQSAGEDRRLGKAHLKIQMGGMAAAIEAYRSAPTPNVIVLESDGRNDLLGGLDQLATVCDAGTRVVVIGRINDVMLYRELVRRGVSDYVLAPVGPIDVVRSICNLFSAPEAKAVGRIIAVVGAKGGVGASTISHNVAWAIARDLAMDAVVADLDLAFGTAGLDYNQDPPQGIADAVFSPDRVDTAFIDRLLSKCTDHLSLLAAPATLDRVYDFGTDAFDAVFDTLRSTMPCIVLDIPHQWSGWTKRALIGADDILIVAAPDLANLRNTKNLFDLLKASRPNDRPPLYCLNQVGVPKRPEIAAAEFAKAIESQPVVSIPFEPQIFGSAANNGQMIAEISANHKSIEMFLQIAQRLTGRSETKKQKSSLLSPLIEKLRGK; encoded by the coding sequence ATGATCAGCTACGCTCGCCAGACCCAAGAAGAGCAGCCGGAGGCCCCGCCGCCGGTCGAGGAGCATATTGCGCCTGCGCCGCGTGTTTCGGTCCAGGCCTTCTGCGAGACCGTGGAGACCGCTGCCGCGGTGCAGTCGGCCGGCGAGGATCGCCGTCTCGGCAAGGCTCATCTGAAGATCCAGATGGGCGGCATGGCGGCCGCGATCGAGGCCTACCGCTCGGCACCGACGCCGAACGTGATCGTGCTCGAGAGCGACGGCCGCAACGACCTCCTGGGCGGGCTCGACCAGCTCGCCACCGTCTGCGACGCCGGCACCCGCGTGGTCGTGATCGGCCGCATCAACGACGTCATGCTCTATCGCGAGCTGGTGCGCCGCGGCGTCAGCGATTACGTGCTCGCGCCGGTCGGCCCGATCGACGTCGTCCGCTCGATCTGCAACCTGTTCTCGGCGCCGGAAGCCAAGGCGGTCGGCCGCATCATCGCCGTGGTCGGCGCCAAGGGCGGCGTCGGAGCCTCCACCATCTCCCACAACGTCGCCTGGGCGATCGCGCGCGACCTCGCGATGGACGCGGTGGTCGCCGATCTCGACCTCGCCTTCGGCACCGCCGGGCTCGACTACAACCAGGACCCGCCGCAGGGCATTGCCGACGCCGTGTTCTCGCCTGATCGCGTCGACACCGCCTTCATCGACCGCCTGCTGTCGAAATGCACCGACCATCTCAGCCTGCTGGCTGCGCCGGCGACGCTCGACCGGGTCTATGATTTCGGCACCGACGCCTTCGATGCCGTGTTCGACACGCTGCGCTCCACCATGCCCTGCATCGTGCTCGACATCCCCCACCAATGGTCGGGCTGGACCAAGCGCGCCTTGATCGGGGCCGACGACATCCTGATCGTCGCGGCGCCCGACCTCGCCAACTTGCGCAACACCAAGAACCTGTTCGACCTGCTGAAGGCCTCGCGCCCCAACGACCGGCCGCCGCTGTACTGCCTTAACCAGGTCGGCGTCCCCAAACGGCCCGAAATCGCCGCGGCGGAGTTCGCCAAGGCGATCGAGAGCCAGCCGGTGGTCTCGATCCCGTTCGAGCCTCAGATCTTCGGCTCGGCGGCCAACAACGGCCAGATGATCGCGGAGATCTCCGCCAACCACAAGTCGATCGAGATGTTCCTTCAGATCGCCCAGCGCCTGACCGGCCGCAGCGAGACGAAGAAACAAAAGTCGTCCCTGCTTTCACCGCTGATTGAGAAGTTGCGGGGAAAATAG